The following proteins come from a genomic window of Heptranchias perlo isolate sHepPer1 chromosome 14, sHepPer1.hap1, whole genome shotgun sequence:
- the si:dkeyp-72g9.4 gene encoding uncharacterized protein si:dkeyp-72g9.4 produces MRPSSRLILVQHLPTISEAYEEVLQDISTSTKCPNKYDINSDSGSTDDYLQSICQLAKPTFSALQDSSCEFQDLSKLNHLRQDQRLLSQVDPDASKISLKNTKKNYAADIISLDNVIIMFETNKKISSQVKFDPLEELYGQKEGLLPNISKKNPTRLLHSKTIEKIILQQKSNTSLKCEKLIKEHDLTNIFSFPQISSSELLQREMSCSELDLQKSGSRQHNTNPNTGTKRISNTRSDTKMNFISLNKHWSRPSKEISPNCKVQRMPRKLQTLPASLVGDVGIKRLESKDHFKDTLKTQTDSQTFQGNNITEKQILISNWLSDCRNVWKDAQKRAYLLPAIAEI; encoded by the coding sequence ATGAGGCCAAGCTCTAGACTGATCTTggtacagcacctcccaacaatTAGTGAAGCCTATGAAGAAGTGCTGCAGGATATAAGCACTAGTACAAAATGCCCTAATAAATATGACATTAATTCTGATTCTGGATCAACAGATGACTATCTGCAGTCTATCTGTCAGTTAGCAAAGCCAACATTTTCTGCACTACAGGACAGCTCATGTGAATTTCAGGACCTGAGCAAACTTAACCACCTCCGACAAGACCAAAGGTTGCTTTCACAAGTTGATCCTGATGCCTCTAAAATTAGTTTGAAGAAtactaaaaaaaattatgcagctgATATCATTTCCTTGGACAATGTCATCATCATGTTTGAGACGAACAAAAAAATCTCTTCTCAGGTCAAGTTTGACCCATTGGAAGAACTATACGGGCAGAAAGAAGGGCTTCTTCCAAATATTTCCAAAAAGAATCCTACCCGTCTCCTTCACAGCAAGACTATTGAGAAAATAATATTACAGCAAAAGTCCAATACATCCTTAAAATGTGAAAAGTTAATAAAAGAGCATGATTTGACAAACATATTTAGTTTCCCACAAATTTCCTCCTCAGAGCTCTTACAAAGAGAGATGAGCTGCTCTGAATTGGATTTACAGAAGTCAGGCTCAAGACAACATAACACTAATCCAAACACAGGGACAAAGAGAATCTCAAACACCAGGAGTGACACAAAGATGAATTTCATATCTCTCAACAAGCATTGGTCTCGGCCATCCAAGGAAATTAGTCCAAACTGCAAAGTACAAAGGATGCCTAGAAAGCTGCAAACTCTGCCAGCTTCGTTGGTTGGAGATGTTGGAATCAAACGGCTGGAGTCTAAGGACCATTTCAAAGATACCCTAAAAACTCAGACAGACTCCCAGACCTTCCAAGGAAATAACATAACAGAGAAGCAGATCTTGATCAGCAATTGGTTGTCTGACTGCAGAAATGTCTGGAAAGATGCCCAAAAGAGAGCCTACTTACTCCCTGCTATTGCTGAAATCTAA